The proteins below come from a single Erysipelothrix piscisicarius genomic window:
- the rpsD gene encoding 30S ribosomal protein S4 — translation MARIKGPVWKKARRLSFSILETGEELQRRDYAPGQHGKARRPKLSNYGLQLREKQRIRYTYGVTEKQFYNTFKKASKLEGVAGHNFLFMLESRLDNVVYRMNLSRTRRGARQLVNHGHILVDGKKVDIPSYIVKPGQTIEVKESSRSMAAIKDALEANVSMVDYVTFDKDKFKGEYKRLPERSELNQEINEALVVEFYNR, via the coding sequence ATGGCAAGAATTAAAGGTCCAGTTTGGAAAAAAGCACGTCGTTTAAGTTTCTCAATCCTCGAAACAGGTGAAGAGCTACAACGTCGCGATTATGCACCAGGACAACATGGTAAAGCACGTCGTCCAAAATTATCAAACTACGGTTTACAATTACGTGAGAAACAACGTATTCGTTATACATATGGAGTTACTGAAAAACAATTCTATAACACATTCAAAAAAGCTTCAAAACTTGAAGGTGTTGCAGGTCACAACTTCTTATTCATGTTAGAATCACGTTTAGATAACGTTGTATACCGCATGAACTTATCACGCACACGTCGTGGAGCGCGTCAATTAGTTAACCATGGTCATATCTTAGTAGATGGAAAAAAAGTTGATATTCCTTCATACATTGTAAAACCTGGTCAAACAATTGAAGTTAAAGAATCTTCACGTTCAATGGCAGCAATCAAAGATGCTTTAGAAGCTAATGTATCAATGGTTGATTATGTTACATTTGACAAAGATAAATTCAAAGGTGAATACAAACGTTTACCAGAACGTAGCGAATTAAACCAAGAAATTAATGAAGCATTAGTTGTTGAATTCTACAACCGTTAA
- a CDS encoding citrate lyase holo-[acyl-carrier protein] synthase — MNIVQLTSESIRELREKRNGIMKSMIEGQDGSLLVLGGSFAGEDRQRNIVSYAVFTIFFELWERFNMESWSYTFDEEGLMFYIKLDESAKTVKDILVHYEDHHPLGFAIDSDVFDCDQKSTREALGYKNRLDDYYKSSLEELMNDIVEDPKYIDNYTKRVEGYIVKGDKQTILSNILVYGYVSSFTKTMGFGMYGPNYRGSNEQMNFEKFIHLVRTYKDEMQRIFSVNSTSTVDIARFQNEVETKIQRAVLNQQSYHYTVFITSTVMFAFINSRGYADITKQIKKISEGFTQNNMFTEEPKRYEILNNGMREVFNQYVPFLQKNKSITSTLLYIMSRHDDQAVLMHNGEQALLKTQFLAKNLIFKEDKWPELDKFCASGYIYPHDATTLLAVTCMLDIMQRYYLKIKMLFDTQEK, encoded by the coding sequence ATGAATATTGTTCAATTAACATCTGAATCAATTCGTGAGTTACGTGAAAAACGTAATGGTATCATGAAAAGTATGATTGAAGGGCAGGATGGATCCCTCCTTGTTTTAGGTGGGTCTTTTGCGGGGGAAGATCGCCAACGTAACATTGTGTCCTATGCAGTATTCACCATCTTTTTTGAGCTTTGGGAACGATTCAATATGGAATCTTGGTCGTATACGTTTGATGAAGAAGGACTAATGTTCTACATTAAACTGGACGAAAGCGCAAAAACGGTCAAAGATATTTTGGTTCACTATGAAGATCACCATCCATTAGGATTTGCAATTGATAGTGATGTGTTCGATTGTGATCAAAAGTCGACCCGTGAAGCGCTGGGATATAAAAATAGACTTGATGACTACTATAAGTCCTCGCTTGAAGAATTGATGAATGATATTGTAGAAGATCCAAAATACATTGATAATTATACTAAACGAGTTGAAGGTTATATTGTAAAAGGTGATAAACAGACAATTCTGTCGAACATCTTAGTTTATGGGTATGTGAGTTCATTTACCAAAACAATGGGGTTTGGTATGTATGGTCCCAATTATCGTGGCAGTAATGAACAAATGAATTTCGAAAAGTTTATTCATCTTGTTCGTACATACAAAGATGAAATGCAACGGATATTCTCAGTGAATAGCACAAGTACGGTTGATATTGCTCGTTTCCAAAACGAAGTTGAAACGAAGATTCAACGTGCCGTTTTAAATCAGCAATCCTACCACTATACCGTATTCATTACCAGCACAGTAATGTTTGCATTTATTAATTCACGAGGCTATGCAGATATAACGAAACAAATTAAAAAAATAAGTGAAGGGTTTACTCAGAATAATATGTTCACTGAGGAACCGAAGCGCTATGAAATCTTAAATAACGGAATGCGCGAAGTATTTAATCAATACGTTCCGTTCTTACAAAAAAATAAATCGATTACATCAACGTTACTCTATATTATGAGTCGTCATGATGATCAAGCGGTTTTAATGCATAATGGAGAACAAGCATTATTAAAAACACAATTTTTAGCTAAGAACTTGATTTTTAAAGAAGATAAGTGGCCAGAGCTTGATAAGTTTTGTGCATCTGGGTATATATATCCTCATGATGCGACAACGCTTTTAGCGGTCACATGCATGCTTGATATTATGCAACGATATTATTTAAAAATTAAAATGTTATTTGATACACAAGAAAAATAA
- a CDS encoding membrane lipoprotein lipid attachment site-containing protein yields the protein MKKLFLVLLSMMLLTGCSVNEKKLYTEKLKRYESYWNAINDNDRFVESSRFFDISATIEKHEDLYVYGVVIDKPKIAMYGVEIVVLENNEDYHADKMMPTAGIFDSEYNLVPGQVRKDRNYMGGISLAGEVDVPEVTLNILVSWRNNTKLETQREFIQFKLKYEEPKKEESKSNKDDSKKEEPKKEEVVDKTEEDDE from the coding sequence ATGAAAAAACTATTTTTGGTACTCTTGAGCATGATGTTGTTAACAGGGTGTTCAGTGAATGAAAAAAAACTCTATACTGAAAAATTGAAACGGTATGAGTCTTATTGGAATGCAATTAACGATAATGACCGTTTTGTTGAGTCATCACGTTTCTTTGATATTTCGGCGACCATTGAAAAACATGAAGATTTATATGTCTATGGCGTTGTGATTGATAAGCCAAAGATTGCCATGTATGGTGTAGAAATTGTTGTTCTAGAAAACAACGAAGATTACCATGCGGATAAAATGATGCCAACTGCGGGTATTTTTGATTCGGAATATAATTTAGTTCCAGGGCAAGTTCGAAAAGATCGTAACTATATGGGTGGGATCAGTCTTGCTGGGGAAGTGGATGTTCCAGAAGTAACATTGAATATTCTGGTTTCATGGCGTAATAATACAAAACTTGAAACACAACGAGAGTTTATTCAGTTTAAATTAAAATATGAGGAACCTAAAAAAGAGGAATCCAAATCCAATAAAGATGATTCAAAAAAAGAGGAACCTAAAAAAGAAGAAGTAGTAGATAAAACCGAAGAAGACGATGAGTAG
- a CDS encoding MFS transporter, translated as MSNKSKIINFSAVMFLMYASHGLLFPQVVPFLTHLGYSASQRGLILSFLAIIAMVGQILSGYLCDRFGTIKRFFIYGTFILAATGMLSYCINIHNFYYHFFLLGTMAGVVRILSNLFETWGLEVDGIYHQFSFIRSFGSLGWALASLVSGFFIHRYGYASLGYLSGILSFVVIFYSFKLEDASKQSRDGVATTLSFKDLKVLSRINVTCIWFLFYTDLFCNQCGFNYHYGLYVSSWG; from the coding sequence ATGTCTAATAAATCAAAGATTATCAATTTTAGTGCTGTTATGTTTTTGATGTATGCTTCACATGGATTGTTATTTCCACAAGTAGTGCCCTTTTTAACGCATCTTGGTTATTCGGCATCACAACGGGGACTTATTCTTTCTTTTCTAGCCATCATTGCGATGGTAGGCCAAATTCTATCCGGTTATTTATGTGATCGATTTGGAACGATTAAGCGCTTTTTTATCTACGGAACATTTATTTTAGCGGCAACAGGGATGCTTTCCTACTGTATAAATATACATAATTTTTATTATCACTTCTTCTTATTAGGAACGATGGCAGGTGTTGTTCGAATTCTTTCGAATCTTTTTGAGACATGGGGGTTGGAAGTTGATGGCATTTATCATCAATTTAGCTTTATTCGGAGTTTTGGTTCGCTTGGGTGGGCCTTAGCATCTCTCGTGTCTGGATTTTTTATCCATCGCTATGGTTATGCATCATTAGGATATTTGTCTGGCATTTTAAGTTTTGTGGTTATTTTTTATTCTTTTAAACTTGAAGATGCGTCCAAACAAAGTCGGGATGGTGTGGCGACGACACTCAGTTTTAAAGATTTAAAAGTACTTTCACGAATAAACGTTACATGTATTTGGTTCTTGTTTTACACTGACCTATTTTGTAATCAATGTGGATTCAATTACCATTACGGATTATATGTTTCATCTTGGGGGTAA
- a CDS encoding IS3-like element ISErh1 family transposase (programmed frameshift) — MGTRTMHSYETKMKVIEMKLAGYSSRFIQTELGIKNVTQVKTWWRWYRNGEHYRFSQPVGKQYTFGKGPEGDTVEETQRLRIKSLEQQIELLKVFEKRKDVVPEIIIKLVEEYRNTVSLKDILNLFGVPKSTYYRWTKKEQLESNNYSVNEALVIELCKENKFRYGYRKITALIRKERIINKNTVQKIMQKHQCQCRVKVKRYRKQNPKIIMPNIINRDFKSLRPLEKLVTDITYIPYGHKMLYLSTIMDLYNGEIIASTLSDRQNLECVVDTLNQLPDIVQPCILHSDQGSVYTSKKYQLKVKNKSITMSMSRKGTPADNAPIESFHASLKCKTFELNPELKGSTEIVSQTVINYLKYYNENRIQEKLGYQSPVNYRLTSS; from the exons ATGGGAACACGAACTATGCATAGCTATGAGACAAAGATGAAAGTTATAGAAATGAAATTGGCAGGCTACTCAAGCAGGTTTATTCAGACTGAACTTGGAATAAAAAATGTAACACAAGTCAAAACATGGTGGAGATGGTATCGAAATGGTGAACACTATCGATTTTCTCAACCTGTAGGCAAGCAATATACTTTTGGAAAAGGGCCTGAAGGAGACACGGTCGAAGAAACACAAAGACTTAGAATTAAATCTTTGGAGCAACAAATTGAACTATTAAAAGTATTTGAAA AGAGAAAGGATGTGGTTCCTGAAATAATCATCAAGCTCGTTGAAGAGTATCGCAACACTGTATCTCTTAAAGATATCTTGAATCTTTTTGGGGTACCTAAGTCAACGTATTACCGTTGGACTAAAAAAGAGCAACTAGAGTCTAATAATTATTCTGTCAATGAAGCATTAGTAATTGAACTTTGTAAAGAAAATAAATTTCGTTATGGATATCGAAAAATAACTGCATTAATTCGAAAAGAAAGAATTATCAATAAGAACACTGTTCAAAAGATAATGCAGAAACACCAATGTCAATGCCGTGTTAAGGTCAAACGGTATCGAAAACAAAATCCGAAGATCATTATGCCCAATATCATTAATCGCGACTTTAAATCACTACGTCCTCTAGAGAAATTGGTGACAGATATCACTTACATCCCTTATGGCCATAAGATGCTCTATTTATCTACGATCATGGATTTATATAATGGTGAGATTATTGCGTCTACATTGAGTGACAGACAAAACCTAGAATGTGTGGTTGATACATTAAATCAACTTCCGGATATCGTTCAGCCATGTATTCTTCATTCTGATCAAGGGAGTGTCTATACATCAAAAAAGTATCAACTCAAAGTAAAAAATAAAAGCATTACCATGAGTATGTCCCGTAAGGGTACACCCGCTGATAATGCTCCTATCGAATCGTTTCATGCCTCGCTAAAGTGTAAAACATTCGAATTAAACCCAGAACTAAAGGGTTCTACTGAAATTGTATCACAAACTGTGATAAACTATTTAAAATATTACAATGAAAATCGAATACAAGAAAAGCTAGGATATCAATCTCCCGTAAATTATCGGTTAACTTCATCCTAA
- a CDS encoding MFS transporter, with the protein MFHLGGNAQDVGVKWFVEALSEIPLMLVGGALLKKYGGKNLMVFSSMIMIIRMITYGMATSVFQIIVLSTLQAITFPLILVAQKDLIFRESPSHLRSTAQMFSISMSIGFSAIITPLVSGILVEQMPIQTVIFIFGAIMVVPTVMISIFKPAHTN; encoded by the coding sequence ATGTTTCATCTTGGGGGTAATGCTCAAGATGTTGGGGTAAAATGGTTTGTGGAGGCACTCAGTGAGATTCCACTGATGTTAGTGGGGGGCGCCCTACTGAAAAAATACGGTGGCAAAAACTTAATGGTTTTTTCCAGTATGATTATGATCATTCGAATGATAACCTATGGCATGGCGACATCTGTGTTCCAAATTATTGTCCTATCAACACTTCAAGCAATCACATTCCCACTTATTCTGGTGGCACAAAAAGATCTAATTTTTAGAGAATCACCAAGTCATTTACGTTCAACAGCACAGATGTTCTCGATTTCAATGAGTATTGGATTCTCGGCAATCATTACACCACTTGTCTCAGGGATTCTCGTTGAACAGATGCCAATTCAAACGGTTATCTTTATTTTCGGAGCCATTATGGTGGTTCCTACAGTCATGATTTCTATCTTTAAACCGGCTCACACAAATTAA
- a CDS encoding 5-formyltetrahydrofolate cyclo-ligase — protein MDKKTIAQGVLEKRKQYDVLMRAPWDSVIHNAVMDRLEVHQTIALYAAFNHEVDTYGMMETLFWDDRYTICLPKIKGESMDFYAITGFEQLQPGVMGILEPTTNHKISADEIDVVIVPMVAFNRQGYRIGYGGGYYDRFLKGINAIKIGVAYSFQETDIPFQQDHDIRCDVIITENAIMNPNRD, from the coding sequence TTGGATAAAAAAACGATTGCTCAGGGAGTCTTAGAGAAGCGCAAGCAATACGATGTGCTGATGCGTGCTCCCTGGGATAGCGTAATTCATAATGCTGTAATGGATCGTTTAGAAGTGCATCAAACAATTGCACTTTATGCTGCATTTAATCATGAAGTGGATACTTATGGAATGATGGAAACGTTATTTTGGGATGATCGCTATACAATTTGTTTGCCTAAAATTAAAGGGGAATCGATGGACTTCTACGCGATAACAGGTTTTGAACAGTTACAACCTGGGGTGATGGGGATTCTTGAACCCACAACCAATCATAAAATTTCAGCAGATGAAATTGATGTGGTAATCGTACCCATGGTTGCTTTTAATAGACAAGGTTATCGTATTGGTTATGGTGGCGGTTATTATGATCGTTTTCTTAAAGGTATTAATGCAATAAAAATTGGTGTTGCGTATTCGTTTCAAGAAACAGATATTCCATTCCAACAAGATCATGATATTCGTTGTGATGTTATTATTACTGAAAATGCAATTATGAACCCTAATCGCGATTAG
- the tyrS gene encoding tyrosine--tRNA ligase, translated as MNFLEELNWRGLVKDVTNYEALEKRLEQPITLYCGFDPTADSLHVGHLQQLILLKRYQMQGHKPIALVGGATGMIGDPRPTTERSMLDDADLQKNVDGIGAQIERILSSDNNPVTIVNNRDWLGDLTVLDFLRDYGKFFSVSNMLAKDTIAKRLSTGISFTEFSYTILQSIDFLHLYKNYGIELQIGGSDQWGNLVSGADLIRKVEGPEAEVFGITSHLIMKSDGTKFGKSEGQNIWLDENRTDAYSFYQFFINTSDDDVIDFLKRLSFKSVEEIQAIEASFIKEPHLRLAQKELAKELTEVVFGKEGLAMAERVTNALFSGNVQELTVDQIRQVFADSASIEVTADENIVELLVNTKVCPSKREARQLIEGGAIRVNGEVVRDTNFVVSKENAIGKEVTVVRRGKKTYHIFNHTN; from the coding sequence ATGAATTTTTTAGAAGAATTAAACTGGCGTGGTCTTGTTAAGGATGTTACCAATTATGAAGCGTTGGAAAAACGATTAGAGCAGCCAATTACGCTATATTGTGGGTTTGATCCAACTGCGGATTCCCTCCATGTCGGTCATCTTCAACAACTAATTTTATTAAAGCGTTACCAAATGCAAGGCCATAAGCCAATTGCATTGGTTGGAGGCGCAACCGGGATGATTGGTGACCCACGTCCTACAACAGAACGCTCAATGCTCGATGATGCAGACTTACAAAAAAATGTAGATGGTATTGGGGCTCAGATTGAACGTATTCTCTCAAGTGATAATAATCCAGTTACGATTGTAAACAATCGTGATTGGCTGGGAGATTTAACCGTTCTTGATTTCTTACGGGATTATGGTAAATTTTTCAGCGTAAGTAATATGTTGGCAAAAGATACGATTGCAAAGCGTTTAAGCACTGGAATTTCTTTTACAGAATTCTCATATACAATCTTACAATCGATTGATTTCCTTCATTTATACAAAAACTATGGTATTGAACTACAAATTGGTGGGTCTGATCAATGGGGAAACCTTGTTAGTGGTGCAGATCTAATTCGTAAGGTTGAAGGGCCCGAAGCTGAAGTATTTGGTATTACCTCACACTTAATCATGAAATCAGATGGCACAAAATTCGGTAAGAGTGAAGGTCAAAATATCTGGTTGGATGAAAACCGTACGGATGCTTATAGTTTCTATCAATTCTTCATTAATACAAGTGATGACGATGTGATTGATTTCTTAAAACGTCTTTCGTTTAAGAGTGTTGAAGAAATTCAAGCAATCGAAGCGTCATTTATTAAAGAACCACATTTAAGACTTGCGCAAAAGGAACTTGCAAAGGAATTAACAGAAGTTGTCTTCGGTAAGGAAGGTCTTGCAATGGCAGAACGTGTCACCAACGCACTCTTTTCAGGTAATGTACAAGAGCTAACCGTTGACCAAATTCGTCAAGTGTTTGCAGACAGTGCATCCATTGAAGTAACGGCTGATGAAAATATTGTTGAGTTACTGGTTAATACTAAAGTATGTCCAAGCAAGCGTGAAGCACGTCAGCTCATTGAAGGTGGAGCAATTCGCGTAAATGGCGAAGTTGTGAGGGATACAAATTTTGTCGTTTCTAAGGAAAATGCAATTGGTAAAGAAGTGACCGTTGTACGCCGCGGTAAGAAGACGTATCATATCTTTAACCACACAAACTAA